The nucleotide sequence GGTGCGGGTCGGCTCGCCGGAGCAAGGGCTGACGCGGGACTTCTTCAACGAGACCGACCTGGTGAAATTCGCGAAGTACTTCCCCGCGGAGGAGGAGATTCGCCGGACGGTGGATCGCGCCTACAAGCTCGTCGATCAGACGAAGCTCGTGACGGCCCCGCCGCCCCCGGCTCCGCCCATGGGCGCGGCGCCGCCCGCGCTCTCGCCGGAGGCGGCTCCGTGAGCTGGCACTGGCAGAACCCCGAATGGCTCTTCCTGCTTTTCCTGATCCCGGTGCTGACCGCACTTTACGTCTGGTCGCTGAAGCGCGGCCAGCGGTCCCTGCGGTTCCCCGACGTCCGGATCTTCGCTCGGATCCAGCCCGCCTGGACCCTGCGCCTGCGGCACGCGCCCTTCGCGCTCCGGATGCTCGCCCTGTCCCTCCTCATCGTCGCGCTGGCCCGGCCCCAGGCGGGACACACCGAAGAGGAGGTGCTCACCGAGGGGATCGACATCCTCCTGACGCTGGACAACTCCGGCAGCATGGCGGCGGAGGACTTCAAGCCCAAGAACCGCCTCCACGTCGCGAAGGAAACGGTGGCGAAGTTCATCCGGGGGCGGCAGAACGATCGGATCGGCCTGGTGATCTTTGCGGAGAAGAGCTACACGCAATGCCCCCTCACGCTCGATTACGGAGTGCTTCAGACGCTGCTCGACCGCGTTTCCCTCGCCCCGCGCAGCGAGGACGGCACGGCGATTGGCATGGGGCTCGCAACCAGCGTGAACCGTCTGAGGCAATCCCGGGCGAAGAGCCGGGTCATCGTGCTGCTCACCGACGGGAGGAACAACCGCGGGTCGATCGACCCGGCGACCGGGGCGGCGCTCGCGCAGGCGCTCGGGATCAAGATCTACACCATCGGAGTGGGGACGAAAGGGGAGGCCCCCTACCCCGTCGACGATCCCGTCTTCGGCCGCCGGTACCTGTACATTCCCGCCGACATCGACGAGGACACGCTCAAGGCGATTGCTTCGGCGACCGGCGGTCTCTACTTTCGCGCCACCGACGCCCGCAGCCTGGAGTCGATTTTCAAGAGAATCGACCGCATGGAGAAGACGGAGATGAAGGTCAAGCGCTATCTGAGATTCACCGAGCTGTTTCCGGCCTTTCTCCTTCCCGGCGCTTTTCTCTTCCTGATCGAGGTCGGAGTCTCCCAGACCCGGCTTCGCCAGATCCCCTGACGGAGGTCCCTTGCCCTTCGGCGAGCCGCGAGCCCTGTTTCTCTTCTTGTTGATTCCTCTGCTGGGGCTGTTTCTCGTCCTGGTCCGCCGGCGCCGGCGCAAGCTCCTGGCCCGGTTCGGGCGGGAGGATCTCGTGGCCCGGCTCGTGAAGGCGCCCGGCCCCCTCCGCTGGGCCATCCGGGTCTTCCTGATTCTTTTCGCGGCGGCCTTCCTGATCCTGAGCCTGGCGCGCCCGCGCTGGGGGCGCAAGGTGGAGGAGATCCGCCGGAAAGGCGTCGACGTCATGGTGGCGCTCGACGTCTCCGCCTCGATGC is from Candidatus Polarisedimenticolia bacterium and encodes:
- a CDS encoding VWA domain-containing protein, whose translation is MSWHWQNPEWLFLLFLIPVLTALYVWSLKRGQRSLRFPDVRIFARIQPAWTLRLRHAPFALRMLALSLLIVALARPQAGHTEEEVLTEGIDILLTLDNSGSMAAEDFKPKNRLHVAKETVAKFIRGRQNDRIGLVIFAEKSYTQCPLTLDYGVLQTLLDRVSLAPRSEDGTAIGMGLATSVNRLRQSRAKSRVIVLLTDGRNNRGSIDPATGAALAQALGIKIYTIGVGTKGEAPYPVDDPVFGRRYLYIPADIDEDTLKAIASATGGLYFRATDARSLESIFKRIDRMEKTEMKVKRYLRFTELFPAFLLPGAFLFLIEVGVSQTRLRQIP